In Mangrovivirga cuniculi, the following proteins share a genomic window:
- a CDS encoding LacI family DNA-binding transcriptional regulator — protein MGNSHQVTIKDIARELNISPSTVSRALKDHPDISKDTKKAVSDLAKKYNYQPNAIALSLRSRKTNTIGVVVPQIVHFFFSNVISGIEDIAYDKGYNVMVCQTNELQEREEKSVQALLASRVDGLLVSLSKETKTYDHLRKVTDGGTPMVFFDRKSDDFDVSSVVIDDYQGGYQATEHLAKQGYKKIAHLAGPLNLTLSKSRYAGYQQALKDYGLDYRRDYVIECANGTIEEGYEKTKPLLDLRDKPDAVFAANDPAAIGALKAIKDSGLKVPQDIGVIGFSDWQLASLVEPALSSISQPGYEMGAEAARLMFKALEAEKGEEVEKENIVLKTNVISRESTHKK, from the coding sequence ATGGGAAATTCACATCAGGTAACAATAAAAGATATTGCAAGGGAATTGAATATTTCGCCTTCAACGGTATCCAGGGCATTAAAAGACCATCCTGATATTTCAAAGGATACTAAAAAGGCAGTTTCTGATCTTGCTAAAAAATATAATTATCAGCCAAATGCAATTGCTCTCAGTCTGAGAAGTAGAAAAACGAACACCATTGGTGTAGTAGTGCCACAGATCGTACATTTTTTCTTTTCCAATGTTATTAGTGGCATTGAAGATATTGCTTATGACAAAGGGTATAACGTAATGGTATGTCAGACTAACGAATTGCAGGAACGTGAAGAGAAAAGTGTTCAGGCATTATTAGCAAGCAGGGTAGATGGATTGCTTGTTTCTCTTAGTAAGGAGACTAAAACCTATGATCATCTACGAAAAGTAACCGATGGTGGGACACCTATGGTGTTTTTTGATAGGAAATCTGATGATTTTGATGTTAGCTCAGTGGTTATAGATGATTATCAGGGTGGATATCAGGCTACAGAACATTTGGCAAAACAAGGGTATAAAAAAATAGCTCATTTGGCAGGTCCTTTAAATCTTACCTTATCAAAAAGTCGTTATGCTGGTTATCAGCAGGCTTTGAAAGATTATGGACTGGATTATCGCAGGGATTATGTCATCGAATGTGCAAATGGTACAATAGAAGAAGGTTATGAAAAAACAAAACCTCTATTAGATTTGCGCGATAAACCAGATGCAGTGTTCGCTGCAAATGATCCTGCTGCAATAGGTGCTTTAAAAGCTATTAAAGATTCAGGATTAAAAGTTCCACAGGATATTGGTGTAATTGGATTTAGCGATTGGCAATTAGCCTCTCTGGTTGAGCCTGCTCTATCTTCTATCTCCCAGCCCGGTTATGAAATGGGCGCAGAGGCAGCCAGGTTAATGTTCAAAGCTCTTGAAGCTGAAAAAGGTGAAGAGGTAGAAAAAGAAAATATTGTGTTGAAAACTAATGTGATCTCAAGAGAATCTACTCACAAAAAATAA
- a CDS encoding type III polyketide synthase, protein MYITGLELIEAPYDIEQPQLKEVLGKALNLDERNQRAFNVLYRATGIKRRQSVVEDYYRGRSVDFFADEGDRIIFPSTKTRMDLYRKSILEWLIPSVKKIRDKKFGDVEFTHLITVSCTGMYAPGLDYDIQYHLGLNPTIFRQSINFMGCYAGISALRMAKDICKGSPEAKILIVDVEMCSIHFQNSIKHDDLLSNSLFADGAAMIVVEGTDSDNRKLASINSFETQTIPESMNDMAWEIGDEGFNMKLSSYVPQLLGDQLEKFAACFDKDSTLNYAIHPGGRKILEAFQNAFGINSEQLQHSYEILESHGNMSSVTIFYVIQKMISEGKTGKTFAAAFGPGLTMEAANMEIYSN, encoded by the coding sequence ATGTACATAACCGGATTAGAACTTATTGAAGCTCCATATGATATAGAGCAGCCACAATTAAAGGAAGTTCTGGGAAAAGCATTAAACCTCGATGAAAGAAATCAAAGGGCATTTAATGTACTTTACAGGGCAACAGGTATTAAAAGAAGACAAAGTGTTGTCGAGGATTATTATCGTGGTAGAAGTGTGGATTTTTTCGCAGATGAAGGAGATCGGATCATTTTTCCATCTACCAAAACAAGAATGGATCTTTATCGGAAATCCATTCTGGAGTGGTTAATTCCTTCTGTTAAAAAGATCCGAGATAAAAAATTTGGTGATGTAGAATTCACTCATTTAATCACTGTAAGCTGTACCGGTATGTATGCTCCCGGCTTAGATTATGATATTCAATACCATTTAGGTCTGAATCCAACGATTTTTAGACAATCAATAAATTTCATGGGGTGTTATGCTGGTATTTCTGCCCTTAGAATGGCCAAAGATATTTGTAAAGGCAGTCCTGAGGCAAAAATTTTGATTGTGGACGTTGAAATGTGTAGTATTCATTTTCAAAATTCTATAAAGCATGATGACCTTCTTTCAAACAGTTTGTTTGCTGATGGCGCTGCTATGATAGTCGTAGAAGGAACTGATTCTGATAATAGAAAACTGGCCTCCATTAATAGCTTTGAAACTCAAACTATTCCTGAAAGTATGAATGATATGGCCTGGGAAATAGGTGATGAAGGCTTTAATATGAAATTATCTTCTTATGTACCTCAACTCCTGGGAGATCAACTGGAAAAGTTTGCTGCATGCTTTGATAAAGATTCAACCCTTAATTATGCTATCCATCCCGGAGGAAGAAAAATCCTGGAGGCATTTCAGAATGCTTTTGGAATAAACTCAGAACAATTACAGCATTCATATGAGATTCTGGAAAGTCACGGAAATATGAGTTCAGTAACTATATTCTATGTGATACAGAAAATGATTTCAGAAGGAAAAACTGGTAAAACTTTTGCAGCTGCTTTCGGACCGGGGTTAACTATGGAAGCTGCAAATATGGAAATTTACTCTAATTAA
- a CDS encoding alpha-amylase family glycosyl hydrolase, producing MKNFYPLLLIFFIYFSSFGQDGENIQPTISPASFSFTTEITITYDVTGTSLESLNNAYLWMWLPSTTNPADAQFNKNPADSDPTSTAPAKFTKITEGGNTTFTLTLTPADHFSSIPEGQTELGMLLKGNDWADGKTVDYITETGFALTINNPETSYLFVSEGESISFNGRVNEQSTVRFLVNGSEVNSTSTSGDFSFNYTFNDTNVSFIEIEAGNGSETITYDFDIIFEGSQPTAPRPADIIPGINYHEGDDTKVTLCLFAPGKNDVFLYGEWNDWTISTSTQMNKDGDYFWLEINGLTPGQEYAFQYLVDGSTFIADPYSDKILDPDDRYIPSETFPNLKEFPSEAAHDEWYFNRFSVLQTAQQEFVWQNDGYQKPEKENLIVYELLIRDFFEGDQNKNYQNLIDTLGYFKSMGINTIELMPVMEFAGNNSWGYNPTFFFAVDKFYGTKNKLKEFIDTAHGMGIAVVLDMVLNHADVPFPYATMWFDFNSDPIRPTADNPYFNVEATHPFNVFFDFDHSSSYTQDLMDTVNNYWVNEYHFDGFRFDLSKGFTQKQTSDVGAWSSYDGERIGYLKRMADVIWQNDPSTYVILEHFGNNTEEKELSDYGMMLWGNMHGPYKEAILGYHDNNKSDISGGVAQFRGWNNNHLVTYMESHDEERQMVEALNYGNSSGSYTVRNEDIALDRVKAASAFLFLPPGPKMFWQFGELGYDVSINFDGRTSPKPVLWEYYDEQNRKEVYNTFSRIIQLKNIINAQNMNSDAFTASWTSSIKTFKYTSDNLNVVVMGNFGVTEGTTTLSLPNTGEWYSVLAEESINFDNVTLNLDLAPGEFHILTDNPDLPIESIGPTGAPSILNNILTVEDDIDNTDLIIYPNPTKNTINVSGLVKSDIKSINITNNLGQILKIIDISKENVSPTIDLTEFTPGIYLVHFIGKEKTTTQRVIKN from the coding sequence ATGAAAAACTTTTACCCTCTATTATTAATATTTTTTATTTATTTTTCATCCTTTGGTCAGGATGGAGAGAATATCCAACCGACAATATCACCTGCAAGCTTTTCATTTACGACTGAAATAACCATAACATATGATGTTACCGGAACAAGTCTGGAAAGCTTGAATAATGCTTATTTATGGATGTGGCTTCCTTCCACTACTAATCCGGCGGATGCACAATTTAACAAAAACCCTGCTGATAGTGACCCTACATCAACTGCTCCGGCTAAGTTTACTAAAATCACGGAAGGTGGAAATACTACATTTACATTGACACTTACTCCAGCTGATCATTTTTCATCTATTCCTGAAGGACAAACAGAATTGGGAATGCTACTAAAAGGAAATGATTGGGCTGATGGAAAAACTGTTGACTACATTACCGAAACTGGTTTTGCTCTGACTATAAATAATCCGGAAACAAGCTATTTATTTGTTAGTGAGGGAGAATCTATTTCATTTAATGGTAGAGTTAATGAGCAATCTACAGTTAGATTTTTAGTTAATGGTTCAGAAGTAAACTCTACTTCAACATCAGGAGATTTTTCTTTCAATTATACTTTCAATGATACAAATGTCAGCTTTATAGAGATTGAAGCCGGCAACGGAAGTGAAACAATCACATATGACTTCGATATTATTTTCGAAGGGTCTCAACCCACTGCTCCTCGCCCTGCTGATATCATTCCAGGTATTAATTACCATGAAGGTGATGACACTAAAGTAACCCTGTGCCTTTTTGCTCCAGGTAAGAATGATGTTTTTTTATATGGAGAATGGAATGACTGGACTATTTCTACTTCGACACAAATGAACAAAGATGGAGATTATTTCTGGCTGGAAATAAATGGGTTAACACCCGGTCAGGAATATGCTTTTCAATACCTTGTCGACGGATCTACTTTCATCGCTGATCCATATTCAGATAAAATTTTAGATCCCGATGATCGATATATTCCCTCTGAAACTTTTCCGAATCTTAAAGAATTTCCTTCAGAGGCAGCTCATGACGAATGGTATTTCAATAGATTCTCAGTACTTCAAACCGCCCAGCAAGAATTCGTATGGCAAAATGATGGATATCAGAAGCCAGAAAAAGAGAATTTAATTGTTTATGAGCTGTTGATAAGAGATTTTTTTGAAGGAGATCAAAATAAGAATTACCAGAATTTGATCGATACTTTAGGATATTTTAAGTCCATGGGAATTAACACTATTGAATTGATGCCGGTAATGGAATTTGCTGGTAATAACAGCTGGGGCTATAACCCTACTTTTTTCTTTGCTGTAGATAAATTTTACGGCACTAAAAATAAACTAAAGGAGTTTATAGATACTGCCCATGGAATGGGAATAGCTGTTGTTTTAGATATGGTTCTCAATCATGCAGATGTTCCGTTTCCTTATGCTACTATGTGGTTCGATTTTAATAGTGATCCCATAAGGCCTACTGCAGATAATCCTTATTTTAACGTAGAGGCTACTCACCCGTTTAATGTATTTTTTGACTTTGATCATTCTTCCTCATATACACAGGATTTAATGGACACAGTTAACAATTATTGGGTGAATGAATATCATTTCGATGGATTTAGATTTGACCTGAGTAAAGGGTTTACTCAAAAACAGACCTCTGATGTAGGTGCATGGAGTTCATACGATGGCGAAAGAATTGGCTATTTGAAGAGGATGGCTGATGTTATATGGCAAAATGATCCTAGTACCTATGTTATTCTGGAGCATTTTGGTAATAACACAGAAGAAAAAGAGCTATCAGATTATGGAATGATGTTATGGGGCAATATGCACGGCCCGTATAAAGAAGCAATACTAGGTTACCACGATAATAACAAGTCTGATATTTCCGGTGGGGTAGCCCAATTCAGAGGTTGGAATAATAATCATTTAGTAACCTATATGGAAAGCCATGATGAAGAAAGACAAATGGTAGAAGCTCTGAATTACGGAAATAGTTCCGGTTCATATACTGTTCGAAATGAGGATATCGCTCTTGATAGAGTAAAAGCTGCATCAGCATTCTTATTTCTACCTCCAGGACCGAAAATGTTCTGGCAATTTGGTGAACTTGGATATGATGTGAGCATTAATTTCGATGGAAGAACATCTCCTAAGCCCGTGCTTTGGGAATACTACGATGAGCAAAACAGGAAAGAAGTTTATAATACTTTTAGCAGAATTATTCAGTTAAAAAATATTATAAATGCTCAAAACATGAATTCAGATGCATTCACAGCATCATGGACTTCATCGATTAAAACATTTAAATACACATCAGATAATTTAAATGTAGTAGTAATGGGTAACTTTGGAGTTACAGAAGGCACTACAACACTTTCACTTCCAAATACCGGAGAATGGTATTCTGTACTAGCAGAAGAGTCGATTAATTTTGATAATGTAACCTTGAATCTGGATCTGGCACCGGGAGAGTTTCATATTTTAACTGACAATCCTGATTTACCGATCGAAAGTATCGGACCAACAGGAGCTCCATCAATTCTAAATAATATTTTAACTGTTGAAGATGACATCGATAATACTGATTTAATTATTTATCCTAACCCAACGAAGAACACAATCAATGTTTCAGGATTAGTTAAATCTGATATTAAATCAATCAATATCACTAATAACTTAGGACAAATCCTCAAAATTATTGATATTAGCAAGGAAAATGTTTCCCCTACTATTGATCTTACAGAGTTTACTCCGGGGATCTACCTCGTACATTTCATTGGAAAAGAAAAAACAACAACCCAAAGAGTTATTAAAAATTAA
- a CDS encoding MFS transporter, with the protein MSTGTKKMPKLSFLDIWLLSFGFLGIQFGFALQNANASRILQTFGADVEHLSWFWLAAPLTGLIVQPIVGHYSDRTWNKLGRRKPYFLVGAILASIALILMPNAGQFAQFMPAMFVGAGFLMIMDASINIAMEPFRALVADMLPSDQRTLGFSVQTTLIGIGAVIGSALPYILKNYLGVDNPAAENEVPLNVIYSFFIGAAVLIISILITVSGVKEYSPEEYEAFHGKAPDEEEETGFFQIFKDFANIPNNMWRLGLVQFFSWFALFSMWVFTTPAIAQHIYGLPVSDTSSAAYNDAGDWVGIIFGVYNGVSAVYAFFVLPWLAKVTSRKMAHSISLICGAIGFFSVYFITNEDYLVISMIGIGFAWASILAMPYAILAGSIPSGKMGVYMGIFNFFIVIPQIINGIFGGPLIKNVFGEQAIYALIIAGCSFTLAAILVVFVKDEDEPESDETAIDV; encoded by the coding sequence ATGAGTACAGGGACAAAGAAAATGCCCAAACTAAGTTTTCTGGACATTTGGTTACTTAGCTTTGGATTTTTAGGTATACAATTTGGCTTTGCTTTACAAAATGCAAATGCAAGTAGAATATTACAGACTTTCGGGGCAGATGTAGAGCATTTGTCATGGTTTTGGCTTGCAGCACCTCTTACCGGATTAATTGTTCAACCGATAGTAGGACACTATTCTGATAGAACTTGGAATAAACTAGGTAGGAGAAAACCATATTTTCTAGTTGGAGCTATTTTGGCCTCGATAGCTTTAATTTTAATGCCGAATGCAGGTCAGTTTGCTCAATTCATGCCTGCAATGTTTGTTGGAGCTGGCTTTCTTATGATTATGGATGCTTCGATAAATATTGCCATGGAACCTTTCAGGGCATTAGTTGCAGATATGTTACCTTCAGACCAGCGAACTCTCGGTTTTAGTGTACAAACTACTTTAATAGGAATAGGGGCAGTAATAGGTTCAGCTTTGCCATACATACTTAAAAATTATTTAGGAGTTGATAATCCCGCAGCGGAAAATGAAGTGCCTCTTAATGTGATTTATTCTTTTTTCATAGGAGCAGCTGTTTTAATTATTTCAATTCTTATTACTGTTTCTGGTGTTAAAGAGTATTCTCCAGAGGAATATGAAGCTTTTCATGGTAAAGCACCTGATGAAGAGGAGGAAACCGGATTTTTTCAGATATTTAAAGATTTTGCCAATATCCCAAATAACATGTGGAGACTGGGGCTTGTTCAGTTTTTCTCCTGGTTTGCATTATTCAGCATGTGGGTATTTACTACACCTGCAATAGCACAACATATATATGGATTACCGGTTTCTGATACTAGTTCAGCAGCCTATAATGATGCTGGTGACTGGGTTGGTATTATATTCGGAGTTTACAATGGCGTATCTGCGGTGTATGCGTTTTTTGTTCTTCCATGGCTGGCAAAGGTTACATCGAGGAAGATGGCTCATTCAATATCCTTAATATGTGGTGCAATTGGGTTTTTCTCTGTGTATTTTATAACAAATGAGGACTACCTGGTTATCTCTATGATAGGTATTGGTTTTGCCTGGGCGAGTATCCTGGCAATGCCGTATGCAATTCTGGCAGGATCTATTCCTTCTGGAAAAATGGGAGTTTATATGGGGATATTTAACTTTTTCATTGTTATTCCTCAAATTATAAATGGAATTTTTGGTGGTCCGTTGATTAAAAATGTATTCGGAGAACAGGCGATTTATGCATTGATTATAGCGGGGTGTTCATTTACACTTGCTGCTATATTAGTAGTGTTTGTAAAAGATGAAGATGAGCCTGAATCGGATGAAACCGCAATTGATGTGTAG
- a CDS encoding alpha-amylase family glycosyl hydrolase, with protein sequence MKERSKIALLLFFLLTSFGVISCGQEKTEEKSEVAQEVRENKYPEAAKDYTIYEVNVRQYTPEGTFNAFLPHMERLKAMGVDILWFMPIQPIGIENRKGPEEGSLGSYYSIRDYTAVNENFGTLEDFKKVVDRAHELDMIVILDWVANHTAFDHHWTEEHPDFYNRDEEGNLIPPTGTDWTDVADLNYENKELHNAMRDEMAWWINEADIDGFRCDVAHEVPMAFWNPAVDSLQKIKDLFMLAESDVPEMHDSAFHMTYGWGFHALSNQIAEGEKKASDIGPFLKNDRERYGEEAFRMNFTSNHDENSWNGTVFERYGDGAKTFAVLMSTVQGMPLVYSGQEAALDERLEFFVKDTIEWGDYKFEDFYTKLLKLKKENPALYNGEFGAPAEPVDLQNENVFAFDRSKDGNTVSVILNLSGDSQDVSIPDEWVGAHKDYMSGTEVELTTRQSLDPWAYYIFITNEN encoded by the coding sequence ATGAAAGAACGAAGTAAAATAGCTTTGCTATTATTTTTTCTGCTAACCTCTTTTGGAGTTATTTCCTGCGGCCAGGAAAAAACCGAAGAAAAATCTGAAGTAGCTCAGGAAGTTCGCGAAAATAAGTACCCTGAGGCAGCAAAAGATTATACCATTTACGAAGTGAATGTCAGGCAATATACACCTGAAGGTACATTTAATGCTTTTTTACCGCATATGGAAAGACTCAAAGCAATGGGAGTGGATATATTATGGTTTATGCCAATTCAGCCTATCGGGATAGAAAACAGGAAGGGGCCTGAAGAAGGGAGCCTTGGTAGCTATTATTCTATCAGAGACTATACGGCTGTAAATGAGAATTTCGGAACTCTGGAAGATTTTAAAAAAGTAGTTGACAGGGCGCATGAGTTGGATATGATTGTAATTCTGGACTGGGTGGCCAACCACACTGCTTTTGATCACCACTGGACCGAAGAGCATCCTGATTTTTATAATAGAGATGAAGAAGGTAATTTAATTCCACCAACGGGAACAGATTGGACGGATGTTGCCGATCTAAACTATGAAAATAAAGAACTTCATAATGCCATGAGAGATGAAATGGCATGGTGGATAAATGAAGCCGATATTGATGGGTTCAGATGTGATGTTGCACATGAGGTACCAATGGCATTTTGGAATCCGGCAGTTGACAGCCTTCAGAAAATCAAAGATCTTTTTATGTTGGCAGAATCAGATGTTCCTGAAATGCACGATTCAGCTTTCCATATGACTTATGGGTGGGGATTTCATGCTTTATCTAATCAAATCGCTGAAGGAGAAAAGAAAGCGTCAGATATCGGTCCTTTTCTTAAAAATGACAGGGAAAGATATGGAGAGGAAGCCTTTAGAATGAATTTCACTTCTAACCATGACGAGAATAGCTGGAATGGTACTGTTTTCGAAAGATATGGTGATGGAGCTAAGACCTTTGCAGTATTAATGTCAACAGTGCAGGGAATGCCTCTGGTTTATAGTGGTCAGGAAGCAGCATTAGACGAACGTCTGGAATTTTTTGTAAAGGACACGATAGAATGGGGTGACTATAAATTTGAAGATTTTTATACAAAGCTTTTAAAGTTGAAAAAAGAGAACCCTGCATTGTATAATGGCGAATTTGGAGCACCGGCTGAACCTGTTGATCTGCAAAATGAGAATGTATTTGCATTCGACAGATCAAAAGACGGAAATACTGTTTCAGTGATATTAAATCTATCAGGAGATTCTCAGGACGTCAGTATTCCTGACGAATGGGTAGGAGCACACAAAGATTATATGTCAGGTACTGAAGTTGAGTTAACTACAAGACAAAGTCTTGATCCGTGGGCGTATTATATTTTTATAACTAACGAGAACTAA
- a CDS encoding glycoside hydrolase family 31 protein, whose translation MSLLSESVGSVDKVDFNDSKISLKLSNGSAEISSFDEQIFRVRVMIKDERDFSYAITNPDKINEEVKFDDLDSKIRFSTTKGHLEIYKYQFIVDLLNHSEKSLTKDDSLGTRFIGNELTVYKRLKEDEKFLGLGEKTGPLNKKGRAYVNWNTDQFAYSPDDDPMYCTTPFYLGVHKDGLYGVFLDSTYKSSFNFGASNDRFTSITVENGSLNIYYILGDSLAEITQAYCRLTGTQALPPKWSLGYQQCRYSYYPEHEIRNLARTFRDKKIPADVLYFDIHYMEDYKVFTFHNERFPDPKKLISDLKEDGFRSVVIVDPGIKVEKGYDAYEEGKDKGYFMKYPDGEDFAAQVWPGWSNFPDFTNPEVRDWWKDKIGYYTNLDITGIWNDMNEIASWGQSTPDLIINDYDGDKTSHKKARNVYGMQMARSTAEGIIQNKPNERPFVLTRSAYAGIQRFAAVWTGDNVSSDDHMLLGARMLAGMGLCGMAFAGNDAGGFVGETSGKLFARWIAQSAFTPFFRGHTMVNSTDAEPWSFGEEVEDVSRNFIELRYKLMPYIYSLFWEAHNNGMPIVRTLAYYWSNDSTVYDGAFENQYLFGDSIMVAPMRSDTDFVKIYFPQGVWYDLFTDEKYIGSEVSILEYEIAKYPLFARGGTFFTEQSLVQNTNENHDGVLKIHLYQGSTGSVFNFVHFEDDNISFDYKEDKYYQRTISYDPEKNELVFLSSEGKMESSFNKIQLIFHGFEIDNLSINGSEKSVREIKQYRFIGKISNFDPFYNDDDDGLHADQLPYVEFENEKGEIRVKW comes from the coding sequence ATGTCTCTTCTAAGTGAGTCTGTCGGTTCTGTTGACAAAGTTGATTTTAATGATTCAAAAATATCTTTGAAACTATCAAATGGAAGTGCTGAAATTAGTTCATTTGATGAACAGATTTTTAGAGTAAGGGTCATGATCAAAGATGAACGGGATTTTTCATATGCTATAACCAATCCGGATAAGATAAATGAAGAGGTGAAGTTTGATGACCTTGATAGTAAAATTCGATTTTCAACAACCAAAGGTCATCTGGAAATATATAAGTACCAATTTATTGTCGATTTATTAAATCATAGTGAAAAGTCTTTAACCAAAGATGATTCACTAGGTACCCGGTTTATCGGAAATGAATTGACTGTTTACAAAAGATTAAAGGAGGATGAGAAATTCCTTGGATTGGGTGAAAAAACAGGGCCATTAAACAAAAAAGGAAGAGCGTATGTCAATTGGAATACTGATCAGTTTGCATATTCTCCGGATGATGATCCGATGTATTGTACAACTCCTTTTTATTTAGGGGTTCATAAAGATGGCTTATATGGTGTTTTCCTTGATTCCACCTATAAATCTTCTTTTAATTTTGGGGCGAGTAATGATCGGTTTACCTCCATAACCGTTGAGAATGGCTCATTAAATATTTATTACATTTTAGGCGATAGCCTGGCAGAGATTACTCAGGCTTATTGTCGGTTGACTGGTACACAGGCATTACCACCAAAATGGTCATTAGGATATCAGCAATGCAGGTATAGCTATTATCCCGAACACGAAATAAGAAACTTAGCCAGAACATTCAGAGATAAAAAAATACCAGCTGATGTACTGTATTTTGATATCCATTATATGGAAGACTACAAAGTTTTCACCTTTCACAATGAGCGGTTTCCGGATCCGAAAAAATTGATCAGTGATTTGAAAGAAGATGGATTCAGGTCTGTGGTAATTGTAGATCCTGGTATTAAAGTTGAAAAGGGCTACGATGCCTATGAAGAAGGGAAAGATAAAGGATATTTTATGAAATATCCCGATGGTGAAGATTTTGCAGCCCAGGTTTGGCCTGGTTGGAGCAATTTCCCTGATTTTACTAATCCTGAAGTACGAGATTGGTGGAAAGATAAAATAGGTTACTATACGAATCTGGATATTACCGGTATCTGGAATGACATGAATGAAATCGCTTCCTGGGGGCAATCTACTCCTGATCTTATAATCAATGATTATGATGGAGATAAGACCAGTCATAAGAAAGCCAGAAATGTTTATGGGATGCAAATGGCAAGGTCTACTGCGGAAGGAATAATTCAGAATAAGCCAAATGAAAGACCCTTTGTCCTGACCCGTTCAGCTTATGCCGGTATCCAGCGATTCGCCGCAGTTTGGACAGGTGATAATGTTTCCTCAGACGATCATATGTTATTAGGAGCAAGAATGTTAGCTGGTATGGGTTTATGCGGTATGGCATTTGCCGGTAATGATGCCGGTGGTTTCGTTGGTGAAACATCAGGAAAGTTATTTGCCAGATGGATAGCTCAATCAGCTTTCACTCCATTTTTTAGAGGTCATACCATGGTCAATTCTACTGATGCCGAACCCTGGTCTTTTGGAGAAGAAGTGGAAGATGTTTCTCGAAACTTTATTGAATTAAGGTATAAGTTAATGCCTTATATATATTCTTTGTTTTGGGAAGCACATAATAATGGAATGCCAATAGTCAGAACTCTGGCCTATTATTGGTCAAATGATTCAACAGTATATGACGGGGCATTTGAAAATCAATATTTATTTGGAGATTCGATAATGGTTGCTCCAATGCGGTCAGATACAGACTTTGTTAAAATATATTTCCCTCAAGGTGTATGGTATGATCTTTTTACAGATGAAAAATATATTGGTAGTGAAGTCTCAATTCTTGAATATGAAATAGCTAAGTACCCCTTGTTCGCACGTGGAGGCACTTTTTTTACTGAGCAATCCCTGGTGCAAAATACCAACGAGAACCACGACGGAGTTCTAAAGATTCATCTTTATCAGGGTAGTACCGGTAGCGTTTTTAATTTTGTTCATTTTGAAGATGATAATATATCATTCGACTATAAAGAAGATAAATATTACCAGAGAACTATTTCTTATGATCCTGAAAAGAATGAATTAGTTTTTCTTTCATCAGAAGGAAAGATGGAAAGTTCTTTTAATAAGATCCAATTGATTTTTCACGGATTTGAAATTGATAATTTATCTATCAACGGATCAGAAAAATCAGTCAGAGAAATCAAACAATATAGATTTATTGGTAAGATTTCAAACTTTGATCCTTTTTATAATGATGATGATGATGGGTTACATGCCGATCAATTACCATATGTTGAGTTTGAGAACGAAAAAGGTGAAATAAGAGTGAAATGGTAG